The sequence below is a genomic window from Anaerocolumna chitinilytica.
ATGATTCTCAGTTTAAAGAAGTCGCTGACAGATTTATATCTATCCTATATGAATGTAACCAGAGAGATGATAAAGGACTATTTAACCGTTCTTATTGCGGTAAGAAAAGGGGAATGTCCCAACGAATAAAGAAATAAAATAACTGTAAGATAATATTAAACAAAGTCTATCGTTGGAAATATTTACAAAATTGTAGATATAAGCTAAAATATTCTTATTATCGTAAAATTCTACAGAAGGAGATTATATGTTAATAAGAAAAAAGGTAATACCTATTATATCTGGTTTAGTCATTATGGGATTTAGCATTATTTATATATATCAAAATGTGAATAATCAAACGAAAATATCAGATGCAAGTAGTGTAACAAGTATGAAAGATGATGCTGATGACGAACCAATTCACGTAAAGGATATGAAATCCTTAGATGACATTACCGATGATATGATAATACAACGCACGGTAGGTTATAATACTAAAAATTATAGCAGCTCGTATTCTGACAATAATTTTGAAATTAGTGTTGGTACCTTTAGTGGATGTGATTTTAGTAAAATCATTCATACAGAACAGGAATCAAAAGTAACAATACATTATTCAACAACCATGAAGAAAGATTCTATGAGACTGGATTTGATTGTAGATGATAAAATTATATCCATTCCTATTGACCAGAAAGAATTTACTTATACACTACCTAAAGGGGATACAGTTATCGCATTAACAGGCTATAAGGCAAGTGGTAAAATTGAGATGTCTTTAGATACGAGTACTGGAGTCAAGTTTATACAAGATACAGATTTTTAGCCAAGTGAGATAAATTTATCAAAACTTTCTTCAAAAAACGTTATTTTTTTCTTTGGAATTAATATCTGATTTCAGCTTTCTAACTTTATACTCTAATACAATAAATGAGATAATCATTAAGAGAGCGTTAAAAATAGCAGTAGCATATTCCATAGTATCATAAGAAATTGCTTTTCTCCTAAAAAATAGTAATAAAATTGTAAGTACAAAAGATATGAGTCCAGTTATTATAAATACCTTTGGCCCAAATTTTTGAGCATAAATCCAATGTTGCTTAGACTTATAGGC
It includes:
- a CDS encoding SdpI family protein; amino-acid sequence: MIILLFRPLLIIFLGLIFKVMPLDKPGGKFLMTGFQIPSAYKSKQHWIYAQKFGPKVFIITGLISFVLTILLLFFRRKAISYDTMEYATAIFNALLMIISFIVLEYKVRKLKSDINSKEKNNVF